The sequence CTCACTCTTTCTAAGGAGCTAAATGGGAACACTTTGGGAACATGTGAAAAAATGGCAGCTACTTGAGGGCTGATTTATCGAAGGCGGTATTCATTCGTTGGGCCGCTATTTTCTCCACTGATTGAAGGCTTTTTGCGTAAATATCCTGGGTGGTGCTCGTGCGGGCATGACCTAATATATTCGATACAGATCGGGTTGGAATCCCCCAGGCAATATATAAGGTGGCAGCAGTATGTCAAAGGGCATGGAATTTGATTCTTGGCAGGCCGTGACGGGATAAAAACTTTGGGAACCACTTTGAGATAGTGTTTACATTCATCGGCCAGCCGTCCCATGTTGTAAAAAGCAGCTCTCTGTCTTTCCATGTGTCAAGGTAATCCTTGGAAAGCCCGTTATCAGCTTGCCTACTGTCACCCAATTTAAGCTTATTTGTGAGCCATTCTTTACGATAAATCCTCAACAGATCCACCATAAATGCAGGAAGGGAAACTACCCTATCCGAATATTCGGTTTTGGTATTACTTAAAAAAGTGCCTATTCCCTTCAAGTATTGAGCTGTTTTGTTAATCGCAATGGTTCCATTTTCGAAATCAACATCAGACCATTCGAGTGCGGCAAGCTCTCCCCTTCTCGCACCCGTGACCACAGCGAGGGATACGATAACACGGTAATTTATCGGTTCATGCTCAAGAGCTTTTAGAAGTTTACCCACTTGTTCTTCATTTTATTATAGAACTCGCCACGTTCGACTTCAGCCAAAAAAATAGCCAGCTCTTTTTCTGCCTTCCTTCTGCGAGAACTTTCTGTTTTCCCTTCAATGTACACGGTTTTGCGGTGCATAATTCTTTTTCCAGCCGAATCATGGCCACCAGATTAATGATGCTATGAAAGCTATCGAAGTGGAGAATGAGGATCTGAAAGATGTCATGCCCAAGACTTACAACTGTTTAGAAAACGATACATTGTTTGCCCTGCTTAAACTATTCTCCGAGATACCATTGGATATTGAAGGCGATGTTTTCGGGGGGCAGGTAAGCCTATGGCCTTGCGATTCGTATTCTCCAAAAGACCCAAAGGCCGTTAAAGAACAAAAAGACCACTAACAGTAGCGATAGAACAATTAGCCTGCCCTGATCTTCCTGCAGCACAGATATAAGCAATCCGGCGATAGCCGCGGTTGACCATATGATTTTTAGGTTTAACATGCTTCTGTAAGTTTCAGCCGATGCCTTATGGCAAAGTTCAGTTAATTTAGAAGCTGTACTCAATCGGAAACGGGATATTGTTGAAAGTTTTAGAAGCGGAAGCCGGCAGAGAATTCTTTCAACCGATGGACTAAGCCTTTTTGAGGGTTTTGGACGTTTTACAGGCGAAAAAAAGTTGAAGTATCGATGAATGAAGGTCCTTCAAAGCGCCTGCAAGCAGATACGTTTATTATTAACACTGGCACCAGACCGGCTGTTCCCTCAGGATTAGGTCTCGATCAGGTGCCGGCACTTAACTCAACCACGATTATGGAAATTGATCAGCTGCCAAAACACCTGGTTATCATTGGTGGTGGCTATGTCGGCCTGGAGTTCGGACAGATGTTTAAGCGCTTTGGCAGCAAGATCGCTTGGCTATAAGATTAAAGTAGGAACAATGCCAATGAACTGGGTGGCACGTGCCCTGGAAACAGATGAAACAAGAGGTTTTATAAAAGCAGTAGTCGATGCCGAAATTGGTCAAATTTTAGGTGCGGCCGTCCTTGGCATTGAAGGCGGAGAGGTAATGGCGGTGCTTCAGGTGGCAATGCTCGGCAAGTTGCTTTACACTGCCATTCGTGAAGGGGTTTTTGCACACCCTACGCTGGCTGAATCACTGAACAACCTTTTCATGACTCTCGAAAGTTAAAACTGGTCATAGTAAAGGCGATTGACCATGTCTCTACAGGTAAGGTGCAGTAATATAAAGCTAACTCCGAAATCGAACCGGGTTATTGCCCGCTACTTTGATCCAGGCGACGATATTCGGAAAAAGGGATAATCGAAAGAATCTTAACTTTAACGGATGATGAAGCGCGGCTGACTCTGAACCGCACCTTAACCGACTATTCACTTCTTCAGTAGTCTTCAGAATCGTCGTCATTGATAAAAATAATGATTTGCAATTCAAACCTTCCGGAGATCTTTTGGAGATTCCTGAAATTGTAAAAAAACATATTTACCAGAAAGAAGACTTCGTGCAAAAACTAGCTGAGATGGACGTTCAGATGGAGTTATTAAGAATTGTTACAGATCGGCTAGAGAGCAGTTTCACCTATGAAGAGCTGCAGGAACATATTAATGCTGTGCTTAAAAAAGAAGATTTAAGTACTATTCAAAAGAAAGTAATCAAGGATTGCAACTGGCTGGCAAATTCATATTATGAGATTACTTTTTCGCTGGATGATCTTTTTGAAAAGCTAACCAGCTAAGCATAGTCTTGCAAAACAGGTTAATTCTGTTAAGGTTGTAGCACAGATGTCAGGTTGCCGCTATTTCAGCTATTAGCTGCAGGAATTGTTGCTTAAGCCTGGAAGGCTCGTCGACAATCCACTTTTCGTCAATATATTTATCTGCATGCAACCTGTCCCGGGTAAATTCTGTGCTGACTGCAAGATAAGCCATGCCCGCTTCTCTGGCTGCGGTTACACCGGCAGGTGAATCTTCAATCACAATACATTCTGCCGGTAAAACCCCCAAACCGGATGCAACTAACTGGTAAATTTCAGGATCCGGTTTATTATGCTCAACGTCATCATTGGTAGCAATATAATCAAAAGATGCCTCCAGATCAAGTGCTTTTAAAACATGACGAGCAGCCAGGCACGAGGAAGCTGTGGCCAACCCGGTCAGATATCCTTCCGAGCGTGCCCATTTTAACAGTTCTAGATTGTATGGCCATATGTTTTTGCGCAGCAAATCAGCATCTTTTATCATTCTCTCATATATCTGCAGCCTGATTTGGATCAGTGCCTGCCAGGCTTCGCAAACCATAAATTCTTTACAACGCCGGGCTGCTGCTTCTTCAATATTTAGTATCTGCAGTATATATTGAGCCACCTCGTGTCTGGGCCGGCCTACTACTTCGGCAAAAGCGAGCAGCGCCTGATCCTGGTGGTCTCTTTCCAGATCAAGCTCGTTTGCTGCCAACCCATAGGAAATTGCTTTCAATCTTTCAGTTTTTACAAGGGTGCCATCAAGATCAAATATTACCGCCTTAATCATAATTTGTTCACCTTCCAGGTTCAATAGGTATAACAGTTCCGTCAGAACTGCCAACCAGTATTATATCGGCCTTTCTTTTGGCAAAAATACCACAGGCAGCTACACCTGGTATTCTTTCTATTTCTATTTCGAGTTTTTTAAGATCTCCGGTCAGATCGATCCCATGAATATCTGCCAGCAGATTGCCCGAATCAGCTTTTATGCTGAAACGGCGGACCAATCGGCCGTCCATCGCCTTGACCTGCGCAGCGACCTGATCATATTCAGTAGGGATAATCTCCAGCGGCAAGGGGAATGGTTCTCGCCATTGATCAATTAATTTGCTTTCATCAATGATGCAAACCCAGGTTTGCGATAAAGAGGCAACCTTTTTTTCAATTCTGTGTGCGCCGCCGCCACCTTTTATGGCCTGCCCGTAATAATCAACCACATCCGCGCTGTCTATATATATTGGAACTGGTTGATTAAGTTGATCATGACGAATACATTTTATACCGGCCT is a genomic window of Bacillota bacterium containing:
- a CDS encoding site-specific integrase; amino-acid sequence: MGKLLKALEHEPINYRVIVSLAVVTGARRGELAALEWSDVDFENGTIAINKTAQYLKGIGTFLSNTKTEYSDRVVSLPAFMVDLLRIYRKEWLTNKLKLGDSRQADNGLSKDYLDTWKDRELLFTTWDGWPMNVNTISKWFPKFLSRHGLPRIKFHAL
- a CDS encoding FAD-dependent oxidoreductase gives rise to the protein MNEGPSKRLQADTFIINTGTRPAVPSGLGLDQVPALNSTTIMEIDQLPKHLVIIGGGYVGLEFGQMFKRFGSKIAWL
- a CDS encoding HAD family phosphatase, whose translation is MAVLTELLYLLNLEGEQIMIKAVIFDLDGTLVKTERLKAISYGLAANELDLERDHQDQALLAFAEVVGRPRHEVAQYILQILNIEEAAARRCKEFMVCEAWQALIQIRLQIYERMIKDADLLRKNIWPYNLELLKWARSEGYLTGLATASSCLAARHVLKALDLEASFDYIATNDDVEHNKPDPEIYQLVASGLGVLPAECIVIEDSPAGVTAAREAGMAYLAVSTEFTRDRLHADKYIDEKWIVDEPSRLKQQFLQLIAEIAAT
- the rpiA gene encoding ribose 5-phosphate isomerase A yields the protein MAEMEFAKRKVAEAALSYIDPDQLLGIGTGSTVSCFIEEMVLSKLFPVAAIPTSLKTEKLLQEAGIKCIRHDQLNQPVPIYIDSADVVDYYGQAIKGGGGAHRIEKKVASLSQTWVCIIDESKLIDQWREPFPLPLEIIPTEYDQVAAQVKAMDGRLVRRFSIKADSGNLLADIHGIDLTGDLKKLEIEIERIPGVAACGIFAKRKADIILVGSSDGTVIPIEPGR